One Carassius carassius chromosome 20, fCarCar2.1, whole genome shotgun sequence DNA segment encodes these proteins:
- the samd7 gene encoding sterile alpha motif domain-containing protein 7 isoform X2: protein MTPREQLRKISALGEQGALDEKHWYRLVNGMSAGELRQRQELMMRNQMAMVPQILAQGQQRLQGVPAQFDPRFMERELVPPSEMISADARQIHMGAHLGPPLPPNSNVIPSRGFSGTGYGFLPTESMETVARRQELIHKQNIARMEMNAILHQKELENAHQKGLIGMENPMMYQGIQSNPMAFRGRQRLPDGHDVFVHRNALEDLHANSLLMSSPYPPISTLQRERGRRTGRKTANSKSSDSSITLPKDQSEEKNIEQSPGAASGEEKEAEGKGEMSNEATTSKPHQTKVETELSSACSRKGFKEGEPGIRKACISGQEGCAEVTNCNASTSDKDISNPCSAFQEKFLYPSAAGPLTGMPYMLPVPGNGLVPLGHPNMFLNGEEMTSLEDIRKWSVDDVYNFISEIPSCAEYAQTFKDHMIDGETLPLLTEDHLLDTLGLKLGPALKIRSQLSRRLGSMFYNMMNLPLPVSGLQPPPEKSVDRSSDIGSPLNCNSVELLSSPRDTEALKSTEPVSEADHPSPSQMSETS from the exons ATGACCCCACGTGAACAGCTAAGGAAGATCTCGGCTCTGGGAGAGCAAGGCGCTCTGGATGAGAAACACTGGTACAGACTGGTCAATGGAATGTCTGCTGGAG AATTACGGCAAAGACAGGAGCTCATGATGAGGAACCAGATGGCCATGGTTCCACAGATCTTGGCTCAGGGGCAGCAGAGACTGCAGGGTGTTCCTGCACAGTTTGATCCTCGCTTCATGGAGAG GGAACTGGTGCCGCCCTCTGAAATGATATCAGCTGATGCTAGACAAATCCACATGGGTGCCCACCTCGGCCCACCTCTGCCCCCAAACTCTAATGTTATTCCAAGCAGAGGATTCTCTGGCACAG GTTACGGATTCCTTCCCACTGAATCCATGGAGACAGTTGCTAGACGACAAGAGTTAATTCACAAACAGAACATAGCCAG GATGGAGATGAATGCTATCCTGCACCAAAAAGAACTCGAGAACGCCCACCAAAAGGGTCTTATTGGGATGGAGAATCCCATGATGTACCAGGGCATCCAATCCAATCCAATGGCCTTCAGGGGACGCCAGCGACTCCCAGATGGTCATGATGTATTCGTCCATCGCAATGCCCTTGAAGACCTGCACGCTAACAGTCTCCTCATGTCAAGTCCTTACCCACCGATCAGCACACTGCAAAGGGAGCGAGGACGCAGGACCGGCAGAAAAACTGCCAATTCTAAGAGCTCAGACAGCAGCATCACTCTCCCCAAAGACCAATCAGAAGAGAAAAACATCGAGCAGAGTCCAGGAGCTGCCTCAGGGGAGGAGAAGGAAGCTGAAGGGAAAGGTGAAATGAGCAATGAGGCCACCACCAGCAAACCACACCAAACCAAAGTAGAAACAGAGCTGTCTTCTGCATGCAGTAGGAAAGGTTTTAAGGAAGGAGAGCCAGGGATTCGCAAGGCATGTATTAGTGGACAGGAGGGATGTGCAGAAGTCACCAACTGCAATGCTAGCACCAGTGACAAAGACATATCCAACCCTTGCTCGGCTTTCCAAGAAAAGTTTCTGTACCCGTCTGCCGCTGGGCCACTCACAGGGATGCCCTACATGCTTCCTGTGCCAGGAAATGGACTTGTACCACTTG GACATCCTAATATGTTTCTTAATGGAGAAGAGATGACTTCATTAGAAGATATTCGCAAGTGGTCAGTTGATGACGTCTACAACTTCATCAGTGAAATACCAAGTTGTGCTGAATATGCACAG ACATTCAAAGACCACATGATTGATGGGGAGACGTTACCTCTTCTCACAGAGGACCACCTCCTGGATACACTTGGTCTAAAGCTCGGGCCAGCACTTAAGATACGATCACAG TTGTCCCGGCGCCTGGGTAGCATGTTCTACAACATGATGAACTTGCCTCTGCCCGTCTCTGGTCTGCAGCCTCCACCGGAGAAAAGCGTTGACAGATCATCAGACATCGGCTCTCCTCTCAACTGCAACAGCGTGGAGCTGCTCAGCAGCCCCAGAGACACAGAGGCTCTTAAATCTACAGAGCCTGTAAGTGAAGCTGATCATCCTTCACCAAGCCAGATGAGTGAGACCAGCTGA
- the samd7 gene encoding sterile alpha motif domain-containing protein 7 isoform X1, whose product MTPREQLRKISALGEQGALDEKHWYRLVNGMSAGAELRQRQELMMRNQMAMVPQILAQGQQRLQGVPAQFDPRFMERELVPPSEMISADARQIHMGAHLGPPLPPNSNVIPSRGFSGTGYGFLPTESMETVARRQELIHKQNIARMEMNAILHQKELENAHQKGLIGMENPMMYQGIQSNPMAFRGRQRLPDGHDVFVHRNALEDLHANSLLMSSPYPPISTLQRERGRRTGRKTANSKSSDSSITLPKDQSEEKNIEQSPGAASGEEKEAEGKGEMSNEATTSKPHQTKVETELSSACSRKGFKEGEPGIRKACISGQEGCAEVTNCNASTSDKDISNPCSAFQEKFLYPSAAGPLTGMPYMLPVPGNGLVPLGHPNMFLNGEEMTSLEDIRKWSVDDVYNFISEIPSCAEYAQTFKDHMIDGETLPLLTEDHLLDTLGLKLGPALKIRSQLSRRLGSMFYNMMNLPLPVSGLQPPPEKSVDRSSDIGSPLNCNSVELLSSPRDTEALKSTEPVSEADHPSPSQMSETS is encoded by the exons ATGACCCCACGTGAACAGCTAAGGAAGATCTCGGCTCTGGGAGAGCAAGGCGCTCTGGATGAGAAACACTGGTACAGACTGGTCAATGGAATGTCTGCTGGAG CAGAATTACGGCAAAGACAGGAGCTCATGATGAGGAACCAGATGGCCATGGTTCCACAGATCTTGGCTCAGGGGCAGCAGAGACTGCAGGGTGTTCCTGCACAGTTTGATCCTCGCTTCATGGAGAG GGAACTGGTGCCGCCCTCTGAAATGATATCAGCTGATGCTAGACAAATCCACATGGGTGCCCACCTCGGCCCACCTCTGCCCCCAAACTCTAATGTTATTCCAAGCAGAGGATTCTCTGGCACAG GTTACGGATTCCTTCCCACTGAATCCATGGAGACAGTTGCTAGACGACAAGAGTTAATTCACAAACAGAACATAGCCAG GATGGAGATGAATGCTATCCTGCACCAAAAAGAACTCGAGAACGCCCACCAAAAGGGTCTTATTGGGATGGAGAATCCCATGATGTACCAGGGCATCCAATCCAATCCAATGGCCTTCAGGGGACGCCAGCGACTCCCAGATGGTCATGATGTATTCGTCCATCGCAATGCCCTTGAAGACCTGCACGCTAACAGTCTCCTCATGTCAAGTCCTTACCCACCGATCAGCACACTGCAAAGGGAGCGAGGACGCAGGACCGGCAGAAAAACTGCCAATTCTAAGAGCTCAGACAGCAGCATCACTCTCCCCAAAGACCAATCAGAAGAGAAAAACATCGAGCAGAGTCCAGGAGCTGCCTCAGGGGAGGAGAAGGAAGCTGAAGGGAAAGGTGAAATGAGCAATGAGGCCACCACCAGCAAACCACACCAAACCAAAGTAGAAACAGAGCTGTCTTCTGCATGCAGTAGGAAAGGTTTTAAGGAAGGAGAGCCAGGGATTCGCAAGGCATGTATTAGTGGACAGGAGGGATGTGCAGAAGTCACCAACTGCAATGCTAGCACCAGTGACAAAGACATATCCAACCCTTGCTCGGCTTTCCAAGAAAAGTTTCTGTACCCGTCTGCCGCTGGGCCACTCACAGGGATGCCCTACATGCTTCCTGTGCCAGGAAATGGACTTGTACCACTTG GACATCCTAATATGTTTCTTAATGGAGAAGAGATGACTTCATTAGAAGATATTCGCAAGTGGTCAGTTGATGACGTCTACAACTTCATCAGTGAAATACCAAGTTGTGCTGAATATGCACAG ACATTCAAAGACCACATGATTGATGGGGAGACGTTACCTCTTCTCACAGAGGACCACCTCCTGGATACACTTGGTCTAAAGCTCGGGCCAGCACTTAAGATACGATCACAG TTGTCCCGGCGCCTGGGTAGCATGTTCTACAACATGATGAACTTGCCTCTGCCCGTCTCTGGTCTGCAGCCTCCACCGGAGAAAAGCGTTGACAGATCATCAGACATCGGCTCTCCTCTCAACTGCAACAGCGTGGAGCTGCTCAGCAGCCCCAGAGACACAGAGGCTCTTAAATCTACAGAGCCTGTAAGTGAAGCTGATCATCCTTCACCAAGCCAGATGAGTGAGACCAGCTGA